The genome window AAGACCGCGTGATCCAGATCGGCGTCCACCACCACGTGGGCCCCCTTGGTGGCCCGGACCTTGGGCGCAAGGTCGCTGCGGTAGCGGGCCCCCACCTGGTCGGCCCAGGGACCCGCCGCGTTGACGACCACCCGGGCGGTGAACCGCTGCTCCGACCCGGTCAGCCGGTCCCGGACCCGAAGCCCGAAGCTGTCGTCCTCCTCGGAGATGGCCTCGACTTCGTGGTAGTTGAGGCAGTAGGCGCCGTGCTCTCGCGCGGAGAAGATGTTCTCGAGGACCAGGCGCTCGGGCAGGAGGATCTGGTAGTCGTAGAAGAGGCCGGCCCCCAGGAGCTTCTCGGCGCTCAGGCCCGGGCTCCTGCGCAGGGCCTCCCGGCGACCGAGCACGCCGTAGTGGGGTGTTCCCTTGCCCAGGCTCAAGAGGTCGTAGAGGGTGAGCCCCGCCCGGATCTTCCACAGGGGCCGGCGGTCCCCTGCGTAGACGGGCAGGAGGATCGGGATCGGCCGGATGAGGTGGGGCGCCATGCGCAGCAGGGTTTCGCGCTCTCGCAGCGACTCGGCCACGAGCTGGAGGTCGCCCCTCTCCAGGTAGCGCAGTCCCCCGTGGATCAGGCGGGTGGTCTTGGCGGAGGTGCCTGCGCTGAAGTCGTCCTTCTCCAGGAGCAGGCACGACAGGCCGCGCAGTGCGGCGTCCCGGGCCACTCCCGCCCCGGTGATGCCTCCGCCGATGACGGCCAGGTCGAAAGCGGTTCGGCTGGGTTCAAGGGACAAGGCGACCTCGGGGGGAGGCGAGTGGCCCCAGGGCGTTGCGGATGCGGCCGGGGCAGTCAGTGAAGACCCCGTCCACCCCGGAGCGGGCCAAGTCTAGCACCCCCTCGGGCGCGTTGACCACCCAGAGCAGGAGCTCGGCGCCGTGGCTTCGGCACGACGCGAGAGCCCCTTCGGAGAACGCCTCGGCGGCCAGGCTCACGGCCGCGAAGCCGCTCCGGCTGAGGCTCCGTCGCTGGCGCTCCCCCAGGCGGCTCCACACGGGGCCTGCCGGCACCCCGGGGCACTGTGCCCGGACGGCTGCCAGCTCGGCGCTGCGGGACGAGGTGACGAGCACCTGTGCCGGATCCCACGCCCGCGCCGCCAGGAACCGGGCGAGCGCTTGACCCGTTCCCCGGCCCTTGAGCTCCAGGTTGAGGCGCACCCGTTTCGCTGCCAGGTCCCACAGGTCGGCAAGCAAGGGGACCCTTCCTCCCCCCGACAGGCGCACCCGAGCGAGCTCGAGAGCCGTCAGGCCCGTGACTCGCCGTGGGTCATCCCCCGTCCTGCGAAGGTCCGGGTCGTGGACGAGGACGAGGACCCCGTCCCGGGTCAGCCGCAGATCGGTCTCGATGCCGGTTGCCCCCTCGGCCAGGGCGGCCTCGAAGGCTTCCAGGGTGTTCTCCGGGTGATCCAGGGATGAGCCGCGGTGGGCGAAGACCTGCACGCAGGCTAGCCTTCCTCGCCCAGGACGAGCCGGAGCGCCAGATTGGCCTGGGAGTGGGCGGCCACCCCCACCCGGGGGGCCATGAGGCCCGTGCCCGGCCGGGCCTCGGACTCCAGGTCTCCCACCACGAAGAGCCGCGGCCCCATCCGGTGGGTGCGGATCTCGTCGGCGGGCCCGTACCCGGCCAGGCCGGAGGCCGCCACCACCCAGGTCTGGGGGAGTTTCGCCAGGGCGGTCTCCACCAGCATGGCCTTTTGGTCGGCCCGGTCGAAGGCCTCCACGAGCACCCGGCACCCACTGAAGACCCGGGGGACGTTCTCGGGGGTGAGGCGCAGGGTGTGGGCCTCTGCCCGCACGTAGGGGTTGATGCGGCGCAGGGTGTCCGCCAGGGCCCGGGTCTTGGGCTGGCCGAGCTGCTCCACGAAGTACTGCTGGCGGTTGAGGTTGCTGGGCTCCACCACGTCGAAGTCGGCGAGCACCAGGGTGCCGCAGCCGGTGCGGGCGAGCGCGATGGCGACCTGGCTGCCCAAGCCCCCCAGCCCGGCGATTCCGACCCGGGCGGCCTTGACCCGGCGGTGCACCCCGGGCGTGTGGCGCGCGGCGAGCAGCCCCTCGAGCTCCTCGGGCCCCGGAAGCTCTCCCCTCCGGATGAGGACCACCTCGTCGCCGGGGCACAGCCGGGTCTCCCGGGTTGCCGGAAACCCGTTGCAGATCCAGACGTCGGCATCCGGTTTCGCGGCCCGGAGGGCGTCGCCCAGGGTGGCCCCCTCGGGGAGGTCCAGGTCCTGCTCGTTTACCCGCACGCGCATCGGCACCTCGGCGGCAGGGAGCCGAGAAGGGGGCTGGGGGCCCCTCGGCCGGGGCCCGGTTGCCAAAGCCGCCCGAGCTTCGGGGCGCGGCGGCAGTCTGTCACGGGCTCCGGCGGGGTGCAAGGCCGACCCGGAGGGAGCCCGCTTGACAGGCCTTGGGGGCGTCCTAGTCTTGGCCCTACGGACCCGGCCTTTCTGACCCTACGAGGAGGATGCGATGGTTCTGCACGAGGAGCTTCGCCACCTGGCCCGACTTCCCCGCACCGGCGCCCCCTTCCTCACCCTCTACCTCAACACGCGTTGGGACAGCGAGAAGCAGAGGGAGCGCGTGCGCATCTTCGTGAAGACGAAGCTCAAGGAGTGCCTGGCCGCAGCAGGCGATCTGGGGGGGGATGCGCGGCGAAGCCTCGAGGAAGACGCGGAAAAGGTGGAGCACTACGTGCGGGGTCTCGTAAACCGCGCGTGGGACGAGGCCTTCGACGGGGTCGCCGTCTTCGCGTGCTCGGGACTCGGGGAGTACCGGGTGGTGCGAAGCCATCTCCCCTTTCCGGAGTCCTTCACCTGCTCGGACCGCCCCGTGCTGCGGCCCGTGGCCCAGTCGGTGCGGGAGGGGGAGCCCGCCCTCCTGGCCATGGTCAACGGCGATGCCGGACGCCTCCTGGCGTTCGAGATGGGGTCCGTGACCCGGGAGTTCGCGTTCGCCGACGAGGAGTTTCCGGGCCGCCACGAGCAGGGCGGGTGGAGCCAGGCCCGCTACCAGCGGCACGTGGACGAGCACCTCAACCGAAACCTCCGGCGCCTGTCGGATCAGTTGGTGCGCTGGGCCGGCGAGCGGCAAGGCGCCCGTATCGTGCTCTCGGGGCCCGATCCCCTCCTTGCGGCCTTCGAGCCTCTCTTGCCCAAGCGCCTGGAAGGGGCGGTGTGCGCACGGCTGCGCCTGGATCCGAACTCCGCGCCCGACGTCATTTGCGACGAGGTCCGGGCGGCCCTGCGGGCGGGGCGGGATCGAGAGGATGCCGAGGCGGTCGACAACCTGCTCAACAAGGTCCGGGGCGCAGGCCGGGGCGCGGTGGGGCCGGAAGCGGTGGCCGAGGCCGTGGCGGCGGGCCGGGTGCACGTGCTCTACCTGGCCCAGTCCTTCCGGGAAGCGGGATGGAAGTGCTTTGGCTGCGGCGCCCTGGGCGTCAAGGCCCCCCCGGAGTGCCCCCAGTGCGGGAAGCCCGTGGAAGGCGCGGAGTTGGGGGAGGAGTTGGTGCGGGGGACGCTGGCCGCGGACGGGAGGGTCGTGGCGGTGAATGGCCACGGGGGGCTCCAGAGCGAAGGGGGCGTCGGAGCGGCGCTCCGGTATGCGTGAGAGCGGCCTTCCTCTTCACCGGGCGGCCAGCCGCTGCGCCAGGGCGCGGTAGCACTCGTCGGGCACGCGCAGGCTCCCGTAGCCGGTGCCCATCTCCGGCCCCCCTTCCCCGGGCCGATGGAAGTCGCTTCCTCCGGTGACGAGCAGGCCGTGGCGGCGGGCCAGGGCGGTGTAGCGGGAGACCTGATCCGGGGTATGGCGGCTGTAGTAGGCCTCGATGCCGGCCAGACCCAGGCCGAGCAGGTGGGCCAACACGTCGGAGAGCGCGTTGGGGCGCTCCTCCTCCAGGATGCCCGGATGGGCGAGCACCATTACCCCGCCCGCTTCCCGGATGAGCTCCGCCGACTGGGCCGGGGTCAGGCGCTCCTTGTGGACGTAGGCGGCCGCCCCCCGGCCCAGATACCGGTCGAAGGCCTGCTGGGTGGTGCTCACGGCGCCCTTGCGCAGGAGCACCCGGGCGAAGTGGGGTCGACCCACCAGAGAGCCCCCGGCCTGGGCGAGCACCTCCTCCAGGGTGATGTCCACGCCCAGGGCTCGAAGTTTCTCGATCATGCGGGGATTTCGCCGCCGCCGGCTCTCCACGAGGAACGTGAAGGTAGCGCGCACGCGCTCGGTGAGGCGGCTCAGCCCGTAGCCCAGGAGGTGGAAGGTCACGCCTTCCCACTGGCTGGAGATCTCGACTCCCGGCACGACCGGGAGCCCGAGCTCCCGCCCGGCCCGCATGGCCTCGTCGTTTCCATCCACGCTGTCGTGATCCGTGATGGCCAGGGCGCCCAGCCCCCGGGCGTGGGCGTAGGCCACCGCCTCGGCCGGTGCGAGCCCCCCGTCGGAGCAGGTGGTGTGGACGTGGAGATCGACCATGGGGCCTCCCGAGGGCAGGGCGGGAAAGGGGGGGGAGGGGGTTTCTATACGGCGGCGGTGGGGGGTGCGTCAAGGGGGTGCCGCGCAAAAACCCCAAACAAAACTTGACTTTGGCGCGCCTGGCATCTA of Thermodesulfobacteriota bacterium contains these proteins:
- a CDS encoding glycerophosphodiester phosphodiesterase; the encoded protein is MQVFAHRGSSLDHPENTLEAFEAALAEGATGIETDLRLTRDGVLVLVHDPDLRRTGDDPRRVTGLTALELARVRLSGGGRVPLLADLWDLAAKRVRLNLELKGRGTGQALARFLAARAWDPAQVLVTSSRSAELAAVRAQCPGVPAGPVWSRLGERQRRSLSRSGFAAVSLAAEAFSEGALASCRSHGAELLLWVVNAPEGVLDLARSGVDGVFTDCPGRIRNALGPLASPRGRLVP
- the thiF gene encoding sulfur carrier protein ThiS adenylyltransferase ThiF — protein: MRVRVNEQDLDLPEGATLGDALRAAKPDADVWICNGFPATRETRLCPGDEVVLIRRGELPGPEELEGLLAARHTPGVHRRVKAARVGIAGLGGLGSQVAIALARTGCGTLVLADFDVVEPSNLNRQQYFVEQLGQPKTRALADTLRRINPYVRAEAHTLRLTPENVPRVFSGCRVLVEAFDRADQKAMLVETALAKLPQTWVVAASGLAGYGPADEIRTHRMGPRLFVVGDLESEARPGTGLMAPRVGVAAHSQANLALRLVLGEEG
- a CDS encoding Vms1/Ankzf1 family peptidyl-tRNA hydrolase, yielding MVLHEELRHLARLPRTGAPFLTLYLNTRWDSEKQRERVRIFVKTKLKECLAAAGDLGGDARRSLEEDAEKVEHYVRGLVNRAWDEAFDGVAVFACSGLGEYRVVRSHLPFPESFTCSDRPVLRPVAQSVREGEPALLAMVNGDAGRLLAFEMGSVTREFAFADEEFPGRHEQGGWSQARYQRHVDEHLNRNLRRLSDQLVRWAGERQGARIVLSGPDPLLAAFEPLLPKRLEGAVCARLRLDPNSAPDVICDEVRAALRAGRDREDAEAVDNLLNKVRGAGRGAVGPEAVAEAVAAGRVHVLYLAQSFREAGWKCFGCGALGVKAPPECPQCGKPVEGAELGEELVRGTLAADGRVVAVNGHGGLQSEGGVGAALRYA
- a CDS encoding PHP domain-containing protein, with amino-acid sequence MVDLHVHTTCSDGGLAPAEAVAYAHARGLGALAITDHDSVDGNDEAMRAGRELGLPVVPGVEISSQWEGVTFHLLGYGLSRLTERVRATFTFLVESRRRRNPRMIEKLRALGVDITLEEVLAQAGGSLVGRPHFARVLLRKGAVSTTQQAFDRYLGRGAAAYVHKERLTPAQSAELIREAGGVMVLAHPGILEEERPNALSDVLAHLLGLGLAGIEAYYSRHTPDQVSRYTALARRHGLLVTGGSDFHRPGEGGPEMGTGYGSLRVPDECYRALAQRLAAR